A portion of the Magnolia sinica isolate HGM2019 chromosome 17, MsV1, whole genome shotgun sequence genome contains these proteins:
- the LOC131231681 gene encoding high mobility group B protein 15-like — MHENGEHLPAVDLPTVTETDGGNSSGGYSKENLDVSDDRDSVCRNSSESIAGELSQNSDTGKSVPENSEHLEFCNEPSGSGPIVQSGDSGFDAFVLYKEVTARGGFEKVTKDGRWGEVASALNLKIEAPGLFFLLQENYVYLLEQMYILTMQGELAAPFGLLPAPDLFKKNFTGQASSNQDHPSGKRKRKKNYPPPNTDNTGPHMGKIMTGMINTKINSGYLITTQLGSQKFDGLVYHVQECADVQFAIIPGLVGTVGPYSDPESCLQIQPSTPTKSKSRSGSKKAAIKKDPHAPRRIRTAYQFFLSEQLGRLKKTHPKNIRKVATDAWKSLSESERLPYIEVSQKEKGSCKQESGPDAPQRTRSAYQIFLCEKYSQLKIHQDTETTNLKMAIDAWKSLSESERLPYVEESRKDKERYEREMVAYKELQNTQSSNAEYQSCHSELSVDDCYHVSLETEQESGEFLVSDESTAQIACHLMENANLLTASQMDWDFC; from the exons atgcatgaaaatggagaGCATTTACCGGCCGTCGATCTTCCTACAGTGACTGAAACCGACGGCGGAAACTCGTCGGGCGGTTACTCGAAGGAGAACCTCGATGTCTCAGATGACCGAGACTCTGTTTGTCGGAATTCCTCTGAATCGATTGCAGGAGAGCTCTCTCAGAATTCCGATACCGGCAAATCGGTACCGGAGAATTCAGAGCATCTGGAATTCTGCAATGAACCATCAGGATCAGGGCCGAT TGTTCAAAGTGGGGATTCGGGCTTTGATGCGTTTGTCCTATACAAAGAAGTGACTGCCAGAGGAGGATTTGAGAAG GTTACCAAAGATGGAAGATGGGGTGAAGTTGCATCTgctttaaacttgaaaatcgaAGCTCCGGGTCTTTTTTTTCTACTTCAAGAAAACTATGTGTATCTTCTTGAGCAAATGTACATCCTTACAATGCAAGGGGAGCTGGCTGCACCTTTTG GACTACTCCCAGCACCTGATCTCTTCAAGAAGAACTTCACAGGCCAGGCTTCCAgcaatcaagaccatccatcaggGAAAAGAAAGCGCAAGAAAAATTACCCCCCACCTAACACAG ATAATACTGGGCCACACATGGGTAAAATCATGACCGGAATGATCAATACAAAAATCAACAGTGGTTATCTGATAACAACCCAACTTGGATCTCAGAAATTTGATGGGTTAGTATATCATGTTCAAGAATGTGCTGATGTGCAGTTCGCCATCATCCCTGGGCTAGTGGGCACTGTGGGCCCATATTCAGATCCAGAATCATGTCTTCAGATCCAACCATCAACACCCACTAAGTCAAAATCAAGATCGGGGTCGAAGAAAGCAGCAATTAAGAAGGACCCACATGCCCCACGGAGAATAAGAACTGCTTATCAATTTTTCTTAAGCGAGCAGCTTGGCCGTTTAAAGAAGACCCATCCTAAGAACATAAGGAAAGTGGCGACAGATGCTTGGAAGAGTCTCTCCGAGAGCGAGCGGTTG CCATACATCGAGGTGAGTCAGAAGGAAAAGGGAAGTTGCAAACAGGAGAGCGGCCCAGATGCTCCACAAAGAACAAGAAGCGCATATCAGATTTTCCTCTGCGAAAAATACAGTCAGTTAAAGATCCACCAAGATACAGAAACAACCAACCTGAAGATGGCCATAGACGCATGGAAGAGTCTTTCGGAGAGTGAGCGGCTG CCATATGTAGAGGAAAGTCGGAAGGATAAGGAAAGGTACGAGCGGGAAATGGTTGCTTACAAGGAGCTGCAGAACACTCAGAGTAGCAATGCAGAGTACCAATCTTGCCACTCTGAATTGTCTGTCGATGACTGCTACCATGTGTCGCTCGAAACAGAACAAGAATCCGGAGAATTCCTTGTGTCGGACGAATCAACGGCTCAGATCGCTTGCCACTTAATGGAAAATGCCAATCTTCTAACTGCATCCCAGATGGACTGGGACTTCTGTTAG
- the LOC131230961 gene encoding L10-interacting MYB domain-containing protein-like, producing MSTLPCDSQERAKAGWTPAGDAFLIELLIEQERQGNRGENGFEKAAWKAISDIFNQKHGLQFSQQQLKSHFNILKKQYLTVTALLDQNGFSWDDTLHTVTATENVWDQYIMAHPDAKKFRGNSLPVYRELCKIFGSSFAEGRKQLSTVHLNLSDGATIEGAATPVTARATTILPIVHRGNLESGSSSGKENPSGDSERDQHQSAMLGTTRRRKRMRVNVGDRILDCMESLILQSEQLNAPGGASTLKEDSYYKCLVELQELEGLEHNEILQAVEVLKDDLNRVAFRALKGDIRLKWLKVQCRVQ from the exons ATGTCTACTCTGCCTTGTGATTCCCAAGAACGTGCGAAAGCCGGGTGGACACCTGCAGGTGATGCTTTCCTCATCGAGCTATTGATTGAACAAGAACGGCAAGGGAACCGAGGTGAGAATGGATTCGAGAAGGCAGCATGGAAGGCAATAAGTGACATTTTCAATCAGAAGCATGGTCTGCAATTTAGCCAGCAGCAGTTGAAAAGCCATTTTAATATTCTCAAGAAACAGTATCTCACTGTGACGGCGCTACTCGACCAAAATGGATTCAGTTGGGATGATACCTTGCATACTGTGACTGCCACGGAAAACGTGTGGGATCAATATATCATG GCACACCCCGATGCAAAAAAGTTCAGAGGGAATAGCCTACCTGTGTATCGCGAGCTATGCAAAATATTTGGAA GTTCATTTGCTGAAGGTAGAAAACAACTTTCGACTGTTCATCTCAATCTCTCAGATGGTGCAACCATAGAGGGTGCCGCCACCCCAGTGACGGCCCGCGCCACAACGATTTTGCCTATCGTTCATCGGGGCAATCTTGAATCTGGTTCAAGCTCGGGGAAAGAGAATCCTTCAGGTGATAGTGAACGCGACCAGCATCAGTCCGCCATGCTGGGAACTACACGGAGAAGGAAAAGGATGCGGGTGAATGTTGGTGATCGGATATTGGATTGTATGGAAAGCCTGATCTTGCAATCTGAGCAGCTAAATGCTCCGGGAGGAGCATCAACTTTGAAGGAAGACTCCTACTACAAGTGCCTAGTGGAACTTCAGGAGCTGGAAGGATTGGAACATAACGAGATTTTGCAGGCAGTAGAGGTTCTTAAGGATGACCTGAATAGGGTTGCATTTAGGGCATTGAAAGGGGATATACGCTTGAAGTGGTTGAAAGTGCAATGTCGCGTGCAGTAG
- the LOC131231504 gene encoding pentatricopeptide repeat-containing protein At1g08070, chloroplastic-like, translating into MSAISSLLSSNHPTCLSLLQVCSSMHHLLQIHAQMIRNHLFQDPFATSKILEFCAVSDYGNLHYARKLFDIIPHPNTFTWNTIIRGYANSPFPRPSIHLFCQMLASGAAPNSYTYPFVVKACAHLSALEEGEQVHGFILKCGADSDVFSVNGLIHMYATCGKIDLAHQLFDLSPDRDLVSWNSMLSGYVNCGFLCSARQLFDEMPERGIVSWNAMINGYTKCGEIDAARELFDRMPSRNVESWNTLIAGYAKCGLLDVSRKLFDEMPVRNVISWSAMITAYAQGDRPSEALVLFEEMKNVGTKPNWATIVSVLSACAHLGALERGKRVHMYIDRSKMKLDSIIGTALIDMYAKCGCIDNALRIFNALASKDVFSWTAMIGGLAVNGHGEKALELFGQMERAGVRPNQVTFVGVLCACSHGGLVQPAREYFDSMQMVYGIEPQIEHYGCMVDTLGRAGLLEDALSFVESMHVKPNAVLWGTLLGACWIHGNAKIGECVVDRLVELKPNDGCAYVLLSNIYATAGRWDDARKVRIQMKSKGLLKSPGRSSIEVDGIVHEFYVGDKSHPRTEEIYLMLDKITSRLKLVGYVPNTSPVLFDIEEEEKERAVSYHSEKLAIAFGLITMEACSPIRIVKNLRVCQDCHTAAKFISEVFKREIIVRDRNIFHYFKEGSCSCKDYW; encoded by the coding sequence atgtccgccatctcttccCTACTCTCATCAAACCACCCGACATGCCTCTCGCTCCTCCAAGTATGCTCTTCCAtgcatcatcttcttcaaatccATGCCCAGATGATCCGAAACCACCTCTTCCAAGATCCGTTCGCCACCAGCAAAATCCTCGAATTCTGCGCCGTCTCCGACTATGGCAATCTCCACTACGCGCGCAAGTTGTTCGACATAATCCCCCACCCAAACACCTTCACCTGGAACACCATCATCCGTGGCTATGCCAATTCCCCCTTCCCGAGACCGTCTATCCATCTCTTCTGTCAGATGTTAGCCTCTGGTGCGGCTCCAAATTCCTATACTTACCCTTTCGTTGTCAAGGCCTGCGCCCATCTCTCCGCCTTGGAAGAGGGTGAGCAGGTCCATGGCTTCATTTTGAAGTGCGGAGCTGATAGTGACGTGTTTTCGGTCAATGGGTTGATTCATATGTATGCAACCTGCGGGAAGATTGATCTTGCCCATCAATTGTTTGATTTGAGTCCTGATAGGGACCTAGTGTCTTGGAATTCGATGCTGTCTGGGTATGTGAATTGTGGGTTCCTTTGTAGTGCTCGTCAATTGTTTGACGAAATGCCTGAAAGAGGGATTGTTTCTTGGAATGCGATGATTAATGGGTACACCAAGTGTGGTGAGATTGATGCTGCTAGGGAGCTTTTCGATAGGATGCCGAGTCGGAATGTCGAGTCTTGGAATACGTTGATTGCTGGGTATGCTAAGTGTGGCCTTTTGGACGTGTCTCGGAAACTTTTTGATGAGATGCCTGTAAGAAATGTCATCTCTTGGAGTGCCATGATAACTGCTTATGCACAAGGAGACCGGCCAAGTGAGGCATTAGTTCTATTTGAAGAGATGAAGAACGTTGGCACAAAGCCCAATTGGGCTACCATCGTGAGTGTACTATCTGCTTGTGCCCATTTGGGGGCCTTGGAGCGAGGAAAACGTGTTCATATGTACATAGACAGAAGCAAGATGAAGTTGGATTCTATAATTGGGACTGCTCTTATAGACATGTATGCCAAGTGTGGGTGCATAGACAATGCACTTAGGATCTTCAATGCATTGGCGTCAAAGGATGTTTTCTCATGGACAGCCATGATCGGAGGGCTGGCTGTGAATGGCCATGGCGAGAAAGCCTTGGAGCTCTTTGGTCAAATGGAAAGAGCTGGTGTGAGGCCCAACCAAGTCACGTTTGTTGGTGTTCTTTGTGCTTGTAGCCATGGAGGATTGGTACAACCTGCTAGGGAATATTTTGATTCGATGCAGATGGTGTATGGAATTGAGCCTCAAATCGAACACTATGGTTGTATGGTTGACACGCTCGGGCGTGCTGGGCTCTTGGAAGATGCGTTGTCCTTTGTAGAATCCATGCATGTGAAGCCCAATGCCGTGCTTTGGGGAACTCTGCTCGGTGCTTGTTGGATCCATGGAAATGCTAAGATAGGGGAGTGTGTGGTGGATCGCCTCGTTGAGCTCAAACCCAATGATGGGTGTGCATATGTTCTTTTATCTAACATCTACGCAACTGCAGGGAGGTGGGATGACGCTCGGAAGGTGAGGATACAGATGAAATCCAAGGGCCTATTGAAGAGCCCAGGCCGTAGCTCAATTGAGGTAGATGGCATTGTTCACGAATTCTATGTAGGAGATAAATCACACCCAAGGACTGAAGAAATCTATCTAATGTTAGACAAGATCACATCGAGATTGAAACTTGTAGGATATGTACCGAATACTTCTCCAGTGTTGTTCGATATAGAGGAGGAAGAGAAAGAACGCGCGGTTTCATATCACAGTGAGAAATTGGCTATTGCATTTGGGCTCATCACCATGGAAGCCTGCTCACCAATAAGAATAGTGAAGAACCTTCGTGTTTGCCAGGATTGCCACACTGCAGCAAAATTCATCTCTGAAGTTTTCAAGCGAGAGATTATCGTGAGGGACCGGAACATATTTCACTACTTCAAAGAGGGTTCTTGTTCATGTAAGGATTACTGGTAA